The following proteins are co-located in the Maridesulfovibrio sp. genome:
- a CDS encoding hydantoinase/oxoprolinase family protein — protein sequence MLIIGVDTGGTFTDFIYKDGDKWGVHKRLSTPHDPSEAVINGIKHIAGERAVQVVHGSTVATNAILERKGVKTALITNEGFEDVIQIGRQNRSDLYDLSFCKKPHIVPSDLRFGITGRIDHEGNEIEPFSEENVQVILQRIKDSGVESVALCLLFSYLNPDHENRMRELLDAVGVPVSVSHEILAEFREFERTSTTVINAYVSPKMTKYLTKLQKTLGDDPLRIMQSNGGSISAETAMNESVRTILSGPAGGAVGAHAIGQMAGYDRLITFDMGGTSSDVALINEELPLTLESAIEDYPVKVPMIDIHTVGAGGGSIARLDAGGSLTVGPESAGADPGPICYGKGSEITVTDANLYLGRLIPEHFLGGEMSLETEKLNKAMEVMAEKAGLTPVELAEGILDIANTNMERAIRVISVERGFDPREFTMFSFGGAGGMHCAFLAKLLSIPKLFIPNNPGILSAVGMVMADVIKDYSLTVMRDQHNTNDVDLEELFAPLEAQGRADLAEEGFASDDIIVERFLDMRYQGQSFEIIVPFSGDWIEEFSRLHKQNYGYRNDNKTVEIVNIRLRTKGMPTKPEFPEAGALVAEMDPEALLGTTETIFDSTKMETRILNREKLRPGNKVDGPAIIIEYSSTLVIPPFAKGEVDPYGNLIFDIE from the coding sequence GTGCTGATAATTGGAGTAGATACCGGAGGAACATTTACCGATTTTATTTATAAGGATGGAGATAAATGGGGCGTGCATAAACGTCTTTCAACTCCCCACGATCCTTCCGAAGCCGTAATTAATGGCATCAAGCATATCGCCGGAGAACGGGCTGTTCAAGTGGTCCATGGCTCCACAGTCGCCACCAACGCAATCCTTGAGCGGAAAGGTGTAAAGACCGCTTTGATCACCAATGAGGGTTTTGAAGATGTGATTCAAATCGGACGACAGAATCGTTCCGACCTCTATGATTTATCTTTTTGTAAAAAGCCGCATATTGTTCCTTCTGATCTTCGCTTCGGAATAACCGGAAGAATTGATCACGAAGGAAATGAAATTGAGCCATTTTCTGAAGAAAACGTGCAAGTTATTCTGCAAAGAATTAAAGATTCAGGTGTTGAATCAGTCGCACTTTGTCTTCTTTTTTCATATTTAAATCCCGATCATGAGAACAGAATGCGCGAACTTTTGGACGCCGTTGGTGTCCCTGTTTCTGTTTCGCATGAAATTCTGGCTGAATTCCGTGAGTTTGAGCGTACTTCCACGACAGTTATCAACGCTTATGTCTCACCGAAAATGACCAAGTATCTGACTAAGTTGCAGAAGACTCTCGGTGATGATCCCCTGCGAATCATGCAGAGCAACGGCGGTTCCATCTCCGCAGAGACTGCCATGAATGAGTCTGTACGGACCATTCTTTCCGGTCCTGCAGGCGGCGCTGTCGGTGCACATGCTATCGGGCAGATGGCGGGATATGACCGTCTGATCACCTTCGATATGGGCGGAACTTCTTCTGATGTTGCATTAATTAATGAAGAGCTGCCCCTGACCTTGGAGTCCGCAATTGAGGATTATCCGGTCAAGGTTCCCATGATCGACATCCATACCGTGGGGGCCGGCGGCGGTTCCATTGCCCGCCTTGATGCCGGCGGCTCACTGACTGTAGGCCCTGAAAGTGCGGGTGCTGATCCCGGACCGATCTGCTACGGCAAAGGTTCTGAAATCACCGTTACCGATGCCAACCTTTATCTTGGCCGCCTCATTCCCGAACATTTCCTCGGCGGGGAAATGTCCCTTGAGACTGAAAAGCTGAATAAGGCCATGGAAGTAATGGCTGAAAAAGCCGGGCTTACTCCGGTTGAACTGGCCGAAGGTATCCTCGATATCGCCAACACCAACATGGAACGCGCTATCCGCGTGATTTCTGTTGAACGCGGCTTTGACCCCCGCGAATTCACCATGTTCTCCTTCGGCGGTGCGGGCGGCATGCACTGTGCCTTCCTTGCCAAGCTGCTCTCCATTCCCAAGCTGTTCATTCCTAACAACCCCGGTATTCTTTCCGCTGTAGGTATGGTCATGGCTGACGTTATCAAGGATTACTCCCTGACCGTTATGCGTGACCAGCACAACACCAACGATGTGGATCTTGAAGAGCTTTTTGCTCCGTTGGAAGCGCAGGGACGTGCTGATCTTGCCGAAGAAGGATTTGCTTCTGATGACATCATTGTCGAGCGTTTTCTGGACATGCGTTATCAGGGACAGTCTTTTGAGATTATCGTGCCTTTCAGCGGTGATTGGATTGAAGAATTCTCCCGCCTGCATAAGCAGAATTACGGCTACCGCAACGACAACAAAACCGTTGAAATCGTTAATATCCGCTTGCGTACCAAGGGCATGCCTACCAAGCCGGAGTTCCCGGAAGCGGGTGCGCTGGTTGCTGAAATGGATCCCGAAGCACTGCTCGGCACCACTGAGACCATATTTGACTCCACCAAGATGGAAACACGCATTCTCAACCGTGAGAAACTGCGCCCCGGCAACAAGGTCGACGGTCCGGCAATTATTATCGAATACAGCTCCACTCTGGTTATCCCGCCCTTTGCCAAGGGTGAGGTCGATCCTTACGGTAACCTTATTTTCGACATCGAGTAG
- a CDS encoding TRAP transporter large permease subunit gives MISDPLMLAVVLVGAMVIFLLFGLWIGFSLYAAAICGMLFCKMNLPPTISVWDKIGDLMANSLWNTMNSWPLSALPLFILMGEILYRTSISTRLLNGLVPWLSNIPGRLYHINVVACSLFAAVSGSSAATTATVGKITFNELSERGYHKSLAIGSLAGSGTLGFLIPPSLIMIIYGILSDTSIGQLFIAGVIPGLTLAGVYSVYIIVRCMMDPTLVPQDKEEFTTAQRIESLKDLFPVFLLITVVLGGIYAGLTTPTEAAVIGVLGALGIAFWFKNLTLSNFKEALLSAVKTSGMICFIICGAAFLSQVVGFLGIATALSKYIATLNLSPYMLIFVLGIMYVMLGMILDGISIVVMTLPIVLPIVIAAGFDPLWFGIFVVFMVELSQVTPPVGFSIFVIQYITGDDVKDILKATFPFFVIMVLMVILVTIFPEIVFYLPEKMIGT, from the coding sequence ATGATAAGTGATCCCTTGATGCTGGCCGTTGTCCTTGTAGGGGCTATGGTTATCTTTCTGCTTTTCGGCCTCTGGATCGGATTTTCTCTCTATGCAGCTGCCATCTGCGGCATGCTCTTCTGCAAGATGAACCTGCCGCCGACCATTTCCGTGTGGGATAAAATCGGCGACCTCATGGCTAACTCCCTGTGGAACACCATGAACTCATGGCCCCTTTCGGCCCTGCCCCTGTTCATTCTTATGGGCGAGATTTTGTACCGCACATCCATTTCCACCCGCCTGCTCAACGGGCTGGTGCCATGGCTGTCCAACATCCCGGGCCGCCTCTACCACATTAATGTTGTGGCCTGCTCACTTTTCGCAGCAGTGTCCGGTTCCAGTGCGGCTACTACCGCCACTGTCGGTAAGATTACCTTCAATGAACTTTCCGAACGCGGTTACCATAAGAGCCTTGCCATCGGCTCACTTGCTGGCTCCGGGACTCTGGGCTTTTTGATCCCGCCCAGCCTGATTATGATCATCTACGGCATCCTGTCCGACACATCCATCGGCCAGCTTTTCATTGCCGGAGTTATTCCGGGACTGACCCTTGCTGGTGTATATTCCGTATACATCATTGTGCGTTGCATGATGGACCCCACACTGGTTCCGCAGGACAAGGAAGAGTTCACTACTGCCCAGCGTATTGAATCATTAAAGGATCTTTTTCCGGTTTTCCTGCTCATAACCGTGGTTCTCGGCGGCATCTATGCCGGATTGACCACCCCGACCGAAGCAGCTGTAATCGGTGTTCTCGGTGCTTTAGGTATTGCCTTCTGGTTCAAGAACCTGACTCTTTCCAATTTCAAGGAAGCCCTGCTCTCAGCAGTAAAAACAAGCGGCATGATCTGCTTCATTATCTGCGGTGCGGCCTTCCTTTCTCAGGTTGTCGGATTCCTCGGCATTGCAACAGCACTCAGCAAATACATCGCCACGCTGAACCTCTCACCGTACATGCTCATCTTCGTGCTCGGCATCATGTACGTCATGCTCGGCATGATCCTCGACGGCATATCCATTGTGGTCATGACCCTGCCGATCGTGCTGCCCATTGTAATCGCAGCAGGATTCGACCCGCTCTGGTTTGGTATTTTCGTAGTATTCATGGTTGAGCTGTCGCAGGTAACACCGCCTGTCGGATTCTCCATCTTTGTCATCCAGTATATTACCGGTGACGATGTAAAAGACATCCTCAAGGCGACCTTCCCTTTCTTCGTAATCATGGTTCTGATGGTAATTCTGGTAACAATATTCCCGGAAATTGTATTCTATCTGCCTGAAAAAATGATCGGGACTTAG
- the purB gene encoding adenylosuccinate lyase, whose product MIERYTRPAMGELWTLENRFRVWLEVEVAVCEAWHKLGRIPAEDMEIIREKADFELDRILEIEEKTKHDVIAFLTAVEEKVGPSSRFIHLGCTSSDIVDTANGVMLSRAGKMILDDLDEFLEALKEMAHSNKGRMCMGRTHGIHAEPTSFGLKMTGFYAEFSRHRERIADALKSVSVGKISGAVGTYAMLDPEVERITCELLGLGVDPISTQIVQRDRHADFFTALGMLGGGIERLGVELRHLQRTEVLEVEEGFSKGQKGSSAMPHKKNPISAENLCGLSRLLRTNGLVSMENMPLWHERDISHSSVERVIMPDSTILADYILSRMTGVIKRLKINGDNMDRNLMASYGLFYSQRVLIALVETGLERQKAYEMVQKVAMHCWENKVSFPDEVRKDETINSHLDSGALDEAFDMGYYTRYEDMIFKRVFGE is encoded by the coding sequence ATGATTGAAAGATATACCCGTCCCGCTATGGGTGAACTGTGGACTCTGGAAAACCGTTTCAGAGTGTGGCTCGAAGTTGAAGTCGCTGTTTGCGAGGCATGGCACAAGCTTGGCCGTATCCCCGCTGAAGACATGGAGATTATCCGTGAAAAGGCTGATTTCGAACTGGATCGCATCCTTGAGATCGAAGAAAAGACCAAGCACGATGTTATCGCCTTCCTGACCGCAGTGGAAGAGAAGGTTGGTCCTTCCTCCCGTTTCATCCACCTCGGCTGCACTTCTTCCGATATTGTCGATACCGCCAACGGAGTTATGCTCAGCCGTGCCGGGAAGATGATTCTGGACGACCTTGATGAATTTCTGGAAGCCCTCAAGGAAATGGCTCATTCCAACAAGGGCCGTATGTGCATGGGCCGTACCCACGGTATTCATGCCGAGCCCACCAGCTTCGGTCTGAAGATGACCGGTTTCTATGCTGAGTTCTCCCGTCATCGCGAGCGTATTGCCGATGCACTTAAGAGCGTCAGTGTAGGTAAGATTTCCGGTGCAGTGGGAACCTATGCCATGCTTGATCCTGAAGTAGAGCGCATTACCTGCGAACTGCTCGGTCTCGGTGTGGACCCCATTTCCACCCAGATTGTACAGCGTGACCGCCATGCGGACTTTTTTACCGCACTGGGCATGCTCGGTGGCGGTATTGAACGTCTCGGTGTTGAACTGAGGCACCTGCAGCGTACCGAGGTACTGGAAGTTGAGGAAGGTTTCAGCAAAGGCCAGAAAGGTTCTTCTGCAATGCCTCATAAAAAGAACCCCATCTCCGCAGAAAACCTTTGCGGTCTTTCCCGTCTGCTGCGTACCAATGGTCTTGTTTCCATGGAAAACATGCCTCTCTGGCACGAGCGTGACATCAGCCATTCTTCCGTGGAAAGGGTCATCATGCCTGACTCCACCATTCTTGCCGATTACATCCTCAGCCGTATGACTGGCGTAATCAAAAGATTGAAGATCAACGGCGACAACATGGATCGCAACCTCATGGCTTCCTACGGTCTGTTCTACTCCCAGCGTGTCCTCATCGCTCTGGTGGAAACCGGACTTGAGCGTCAGAAGGCTTACGAGATGGTTCAGAAAGTTGCTATGCACTGCTGGGAGAACAAGGTCTCTTTCCCTGATGAAGTGCGCAAGGATGAAACCATCAATTCCCACCTTGATAGTGGTGCCCTCGATGAAGCTTTTGATATGGGCTATTACACCCGTTATGAAGATATGATCTTCAAAAGAGTATTCGGTGAATAG
- a CDS encoding M99 family carboxypeptidase catalytic domain-containing protein produces MLCLAFPAAAQQVRNYTFFEGTQYPLRVTWVFGDEPGPTIMVQGGIQGDELSGFFTAQLLTRCNVRKGNLIIVPRANEPSILRRTRQINVDLNRRFDKEYNSFYEDRLARAIRFLIGGAEGFIHLHEGSGFYNPKYVNTLRNPNRYGQSLIIDAAVYKGIQLAEMCERTINKLNSEINNKSYWFTLFNTKTFAKATQYPEMLKSLTCYALHERGIPAMAVEVSKDIMDLGWKVRQQLRATVYLLHEFGLDLEVPEFSFPKSQNGQGFEVLINGKPLRGKSIELVRGAPVSTSGKTTVDSELEPAVAVFASDRPNLNLLTAPRMALSQFPVLEVRIDGNRQASANVRWKGSKPDLPEVNGPVFLCWLNGQPRFISAGGTLQAVEGDQIILEGILGSSKEEILNLKGFVASVMVNSGQDVGHEIIADPSNFMEKYMLKGPDGISRYRVVRETPGKERTEFYISIVPREIKALELAAEEDRSDFVNWTDGEVRQVSPDSYVLKDVWSNGERCKIQPFVDNIPISWGETFDVKAGKETVLTMRHTTTFVPVGRMVFRGTDYLQSKLEQ; encoded by the coding sequence ATGCTGTGTCTGGCTTTTCCGGCTGCGGCACAGCAGGTAAGGAACTATACATTTTTTGAAGGTACGCAATATCCGCTGCGGGTTACCTGGGTCTTCGGTGACGAGCCGGGGCCGACAATCATGGTACAGGGCGGTATTCAGGGGGATGAACTTTCAGGTTTTTTTACTGCCCAGCTGCTGACCCGCTGCAACGTGCGCAAGGGTAATCTTATCATTGTCCCCCGTGCCAATGAGCCGTCCATTTTACGCCGTACCCGCCAGATAAACGTCGACTTGAATCGTCGTTTCGACAAAGAATACAACAGCTTTTACGAGGATCGCCTTGCCCGGGCGATCCGTTTTCTTATCGGTGGAGCCGAAGGTTTTATCCATCTTCACGAGGGTAGCGGTTTTTATAATCCAAAGTATGTTAATACCTTGCGCAATCCTAACCGTTATGGTCAGTCATTAATTATTGATGCCGCTGTTTACAAAGGCATCCAGCTGGCTGAAATGTGCGAACGCACGATTAATAAGCTTAATAGCGAAATTAATAATAAGTCTTACTGGTTTACACTTTTCAATACCAAAACTTTCGCTAAGGCCACCCAATATCCGGAAATGTTAAAATCCCTGACCTGCTATGCTCTGCACGAGCGGGGTATTCCGGCCATGGCTGTTGAGGTCAGCAAGGATATTATGGATCTGGGCTGGAAAGTTCGCCAGCAGCTGCGGGCTACTGTCTACCTGTTGCACGAATTTGGTCTCGATCTTGAAGTTCCTGAGTTTTCTTTTCCTAAATCCCAGAACGGGCAGGGCTTTGAAGTTTTGATCAATGGTAAGCCTTTGCGGGGAAAAAGCATTGAGCTGGTCCGTGGGGCACCTGTTTCAACTTCCGGGAAGACTACGGTTGATTCTGAACTGGAGCCCGCTGTGGCTGTATTTGCCAGCGACCGCCCGAACCTGAACCTGCTTACTGCTCCGCGTATGGCTTTGTCTCAGTTTCCGGTACTTGAAGTGCGTATTGACGGAAACAGACAGGCCTCAGCTAATGTGCGCTGGAAGGGCAGCAAGCCTGATCTTCCGGAAGTAAACGGTCCGGTTTTCCTCTGCTGGTTGAATGGTCAGCCCCGGTTTATAAGCGCCGGGGGAACTCTGCAGGCGGTCGAAGGGGATCAGATTATTCTGGAAGGAATTCTCGGCAGCAGCAAAGAGGAAATTCTCAACCTCAAGGGTTTTGTGGCTTCCGTAATGGTTAACAGCGGTCAGGATGTCGGACACGAGATTATAGCTGATCCATCCAATTTCATGGAAAAATACATGCTTAAAGGTCCTGACGGTATCTCCCGTTACCGGGTTGTGCGCGAAACCCCCGGCAAGGAACGTACAGAATTTTATATTTCCATAGTACCCCGCGAAATCAAGGCCCTTGAGTTGGCAGCCGAAGAAGACAGGTCTGATTTCGTCAACTGGACAGATGGAGAAGTCAGGCAGGTCAGCCCTGACTCCTATGTCTTGAAAGATGTCTGGAGTAACGGCGAACGTTGCAAGATCCAGCCTTTTGTGGATAATATCCCCATTTCATGGGGTGAAACCTTTGACGTTAAGGCCGGAAAGGAAACGGTCTTGACCATGCGTCATACCACAACATTTGTTCCGGTAGGCCGGATGGTGTTCAGGGGAACGGATTATCTGCAGAGTAAACTTGAGCAGTAA
- a CDS encoding zinc ribbon domain-containing protein — MPIYEYQCHECQQIFEEWQTSFEDKELECPVCGGIATKVLSHSSFVLKGGGWYSSGYCKTDSAAGKTGNSSPAGSGTSASTSSDSSAKSSDSASS, encoded by the coding sequence ATGCCGATTTATGAATACCAATGTCATGAATGTCAGCAGATATTTGAAGAATGGCAGACAAGCTTTGAAGATAAAGAGCTGGAATGCCCGGTCTGCGGTGGTATAGCCACTAAGGTCCTTTCCCATTCCTCCTTCGTGCTTAAGGGCGGAGGCTGGTATTCTTCCGGGTACTGTAAAACCGACTCGGCTGCCGGAAAAACCGGCAACTCCAGTCCGGCAGGAAGCGGTACCAGTGCATCTACATCCTCGGATTCTTCCGCAAAGAGTTCCGACAGCGCATCAAGCTAG
- a CDS encoding TRAP transporter substrate-binding protein → MLKRIITSLLMVLAFAISAQAADLKMDCNAIYGATNFHSQGAKLFADKVAEYTSGSVQITVHPGGSLGFKGPELLKTVKDGTLPMSDILMGVVSGSDQVFGVSSMPLLAKDYAEAKKLYEATKPYYDKACRRWNQKMLYAAPWPPSGLFTKKPLNNVADLEGLKTRTYDKNGAELLRAVGASPMSLPWGELYSALQTGLVDSVLTSAVSGKDGKFWENLKYFTKINYAFPLNMMVINQDYWDALNPKQQEAMLKAAAEIEAYQWEQSAKSNDDSLKILEEKGIVISEPSKEISDMLNSDAKLMLENTLKGAKKGFKAAIKAYEK, encoded by the coding sequence ATGTTAAAACGGATCATCACTTCCTTACTCATGGTTCTGGCATTTGCCATTTCTGCTCAGGCTGCAGACCTGAAGATGGACTGTAATGCCATCTACGGAGCTACCAACTTCCATTCCCAAGGCGCCAAGCTCTTTGCAGACAAAGTAGCTGAGTACACCTCCGGTTCAGTGCAGATAACCGTCCACCCCGGCGGAAGTCTCGGTTTCAAGGGCCCCGAACTTCTTAAAACCGTTAAAGACGGCACCCTGCCCATGTCCGATATTCTCATGGGTGTTGTTTCCGGTTCCGATCAGGTTTTCGGCGTAAGCTCCATGCCCCTGTTGGCAAAAGACTACGCTGAAGCAAAAAAACTCTACGAAGCAACCAAACCTTATTATGATAAAGCCTGCCGCCGCTGGAATCAGAAAATGCTCTACGCCGCACCTTGGCCTCCCAGTGGACTTTTCACCAAGAAACCGCTGAACAACGTAGCTGACCTCGAAGGCCTGAAGACCCGTACTTACGATAAAAACGGCGCAGAACTGCTCCGCGCAGTTGGTGCCAGCCCCATGTCCCTGCCCTGGGGAGAACTTTATTCCGCACTGCAGACCGGACTTGTTGATTCCGTCCTGACCTCCGCAGTATCCGGCAAAGACGGCAAATTCTGGGAAAACCTTAAATATTTCACTAAAATTAACTACGCATTCCCCCTGAACATGATGGTCATCAACCAGGATTACTGGGATGCCCTGAATCCCAAACAGCAGGAAGCAATGCTCAAAGCTGCTGCAGAAATTGAAGCATACCAGTGGGAGCAGTCTGCAAAAAGCAACGATGATTCTCTCAAAATCCTTGAAGAAAAAGGCATTGTTATTTCAGAACCTTCCAAGGAAATCAGCGACATGCTGAACAGCGATGCCAAGCTTATGCTCGAAAACACCCTCAAAGGTGCAAAGAAAGGTTTTAAAGCAGCCATCAAGGCTTACGAAAAGTAG
- a CDS encoding TRAP transporter small permease subunit → MRAIIRLIEGLSIGGAFLSAAGMIFIVCLVVIEIFLRSVLNTSTLVSSEYGGYALVYLILTGLAYTMKENGLIRINLLTSHFSENGKRIADIISGLIGAALTAFALNYTVQMVYETWDLEMTADTIAETPLWIPQLAIPVGLALLLLQIIAFIARRAINDK, encoded by the coding sequence ATGCGTGCAATTATCAGGTTAATCGAAGGCCTCTCCATTGGAGGGGCCTTTCTTTCAGCTGCCGGAATGATCTTCATTGTCTGTCTAGTGGTCATTGAAATTTTTCTGCGTTCTGTGCTGAATACATCCACACTTGTTTCCAGTGAATACGGTGGCTATGCCCTCGTTTATCTGATTCTTACCGGTCTTGCTTACACCATGAAAGAGAACGGTCTGATCAGGATCAATTTGCTCACCTCCCATTTTTCCGAGAACGGCAAACGGATCGCTGACATCATTTCCGGACTCATCGGAGCTGCACTCACCGCATTTGCCCTGAATTACACTGTGCAGATGGTCTATGAAACATGGGACCTTGAAATGACAGCGGACACCATTGCCGAAACCCCGCTCTGGATTCCGCAACTGGCTATTCCTGTCGGACTGGCCCTGCTTCTGCTCCAGATTATCGCCTTTATTGCCAGGAGAGCTATTAATGATAAGTGA
- a CDS encoding L,D-transpeptidase family protein, which translates to MKYFFRVFTAAILLLAGLTSLAFAEGWEPVIDPTPLIPDYILAVDKESQKLHLLVHKSPLHAEASLTCATGQVAGDKVVEGDLKTPEGIYFTTGKRTGLKDFTLYGNMAFPLDFPNPVDRIKGKTGYGIWIHGRGKELVPMDTQGCVALVNSDMDFLDENIQPGAPVVIGEKVGWNNSSDDQSAEAVELGKLVHKWAADWEDRDDAFFSAYSPELFTKSERSPFKAFKNRKKRIFSQAGWIDIELYNLRALRGPDYWVTWFDQYYRSGRLSSSSSKRLYWQKVDGEWKIVGREYGPSIHSLKKKYLATKREEVLKFLDEWKKSWLSADMDKYISLYDSHAKQGRRRGADSIRENKTSIWKERKPAFVEFGKLSLREHPKGLVAVFKQTYSDSSGYSDKGLKKLVIRPENDSWRIVDEQWRKL; encoded by the coding sequence ATGAAGTATTTTTTTAGAGTGTTTACGGCAGCCATTTTGTTGCTGGCAGGTCTTACTTCCCTTGCATTTGCTGAGGGATGGGAGCCTGTAATTGACCCGACCCCGCTGATCCCTGATTATATCCTTGCTGTTGATAAGGAATCACAAAAGCTGCATCTGCTGGTTCACAAAAGTCCTCTCCATGCGGAGGCCAGTTTAACTTGTGCCACCGGGCAGGTCGCAGGTGACAAGGTTGTGGAAGGGGATCTCAAGACCCCTGAAGGTATTTACTTTACGACCGGTAAACGCACCGGGCTTAAAGATTTTACCCTGTATGGGAACATGGCTTTCCCTTTGGATTTTCCTAACCCGGTGGACCGTATCAAAGGTAAGACCGGATATGGGATTTGGATCCATGGCCGTGGAAAAGAACTTGTTCCCATGGATACTCAGGGATGTGTTGCTCTAGTTAATTCTGACATGGATTTTTTGGATGAGAATATTCAGCCCGGTGCCCCTGTTGTTATCGGAGAGAAAGTAGGCTGGAACAACAGCAGTGACGATCAGTCTGCTGAGGCTGTTGAACTGGGCAAGCTCGTTCATAAATGGGCTGCAGACTGGGAAGATCGTGATGACGCTTTTTTCTCAGCTTATTCACCGGAACTGTTTACCAAGTCTGAGAGAAGCCCGTTCAAGGCTTTTAAGAATAGGAAGAAAAGAATTTTTTCCCAAGCCGGATGGATAGATATTGAGCTGTATAACCTGCGTGCTTTGCGCGGTCCTGATTATTGGGTAACCTGGTTTGACCAGTACTATCGCTCCGGCAGGCTTTCTTCTTCATCTTCCAAAAGGCTTTACTGGCAGAAGGTGGATGGAGAGTGGAAGATTGTCGGTCGTGAATATGGTCCTTCGATCCATTCCCTTAAGAAAAAGTATCTCGCAACCAAGCGTGAAGAAGTTTTAAAATTTCTTGATGAATGGAAGAAAAGCTGGCTTTCCGCTGATATGGATAAATATATTTCCTTATATGATTCCCATGCCAAACAAGGGCGCAGGAGGGGAGCAGATTCTATAAGGGAAAACAAAACTTCCATCTGGAAAGAACGTAAGCCTGCATTCGTAGAGTTCGGAAAGCTGTCTTTGCGTGAACATCCGAAAGGATTGGTAGCTGTTTTTAAACAGACATATTCGGACTCTTCCGGATACAGTGATAAGGGATTAAAAAAACTGGTTATCCGCCCTGAGAATGATAGTTGGCGGATTGTTGACGAACAATGGAGAAAGCTCTGA
- a CDS encoding sugar phosphate isomerase/epimerase family protein, translating into MKPEFETCYVNLPLRYIYNSPEYLDFFIENSIQPELGLDCLGDECLSMDWLISIRDRLEEAELKCTVHLPFLDLKPSSLNPAIRNASIDTLLTAFELAKFFSPQRMVLHPSFTSWLEPPLFERSYTNCVEGIRRLSNSWPDHPPLCLENTYEFTPDAIVRLVTDLDRDNIGICFDLGHWFSFSKGAEHDDFDLWFNAFAPHIKHVHLHDNHGSKDEHLALGRGSMNWNYIISRIGEIDPLPTFTLEPHNREDFDVTYSYFREHVAAKLF; encoded by the coding sequence ATGAAGCCAGAATTTGAAACCTGCTACGTTAATCTCCCCCTGCGCTATATTTACAACTCTCCTGAGTATCTAGATTTTTTCATTGAAAATTCAATACAGCCTGAATTAGGCTTGGATTGTTTGGGCGATGAATGTTTGAGCATGGATTGGCTGATTTCCATACGGGATCGTCTTGAAGAAGCCGAATTGAAATGCACGGTACATCTGCCGTTTCTTGATCTCAAGCCGTCCAGCCTGAACCCTGCCATTCGTAACGCCTCTATCGATACTTTGCTCACAGCCTTTGAGCTGGCAAAATTTTTCTCTCCGCAACGGATGGTTTTGCATCCGTCATTTACATCGTGGCTTGAGCCGCCTCTTTTTGAACGTTCTTATACAAATTGCGTGGAAGGTATTCGCCGCCTGAGCAATTCGTGGCCTGACCATCCGCCGCTTTGCCTTGAGAATACCTATGAATTTACACCGGACGCCATTGTGCGGCTGGTAACAGATTTGGACCGTGACAATATCGGTATCTGTTTTGATCTCGGACACTGGTTTTCTTTTTCCAAAGGAGCAGAACATGATGATTTTGATCTCTGGTTCAATGCATTTGCGCCGCACATAAAACATGTGCATCTACATGATAATCACGGCAGCAAGGATGAACATCTTGCTCTCGGACGTGGAAGTATGAATTGGAATTACATAATTTCACGCATAGGTGAAATAGATCCCCTACCGACTTTTACCCTTGAGCCGCACAACCGTGAAGATTTTGACGTAACGTATTCTTATTTTCGCGAACATGTAGCTGCCAAATTGTTTTAA